One window from the genome of Syntrophorhabdaceae bacterium encodes:
- a CDS encoding FHA domain-containing protein, whose product MTKILLKFKDAVIKELKLEQETYSIGRKDTNDIVIENLAVSGSHARLFKEGEAYIIEDLNSTNGTFVNGRKIARHALNNGDVVLIGSHTIEFITDVKPSEGTKSDIRSRSMDETILLSPKDQEKIITQTEKLEVLGGLLVIEGSAEKKEYLLKERITTIGKDDSALIRLKGLFAPKVAALINRRKEGYFITPSGGKDIKVNGNKVDQRYDLKDGDIIEVAGLKMQFFVKE is encoded by the coding sequence ATGACAAAAATTCTGCTCAAATTCAAAGATGCCGTTATCAAAGAGCTCAAGCTTGAGCAGGAGACGTACAGCATCGGGAGAAAAGATACGAACGACATCGTTATCGAAAATCTCGCTGTCTCCGGATCGCACGCCAGGCTTTTCAAAGAAGGTGAAGCATACATTATTGAGGATTTAAACAGTACCAACGGCACATTTGTGAATGGCAGGAAGATTGCCAGGCATGCGCTCAATAACGGTGATGTTGTCCTCATCGGGAGTCACACCATTGAGTTCATAACCGATGTGAAACCCTCGGAGGGAACAAAATCCGACATCCGCTCCCGCTCAATGGATGAGACGATACTCCTCAGTCCCAAGGACCAGGAAAAGATCATCACCCAAACGGAAAAACTGGAGGTCCTCGGCGGGCTTCTCGTCATTGAAGGTTCTGCCGAGAAAAAGGAATACCTGCTGAAGGAAAGGATTACCACCATCGGCAAGGATGACAGCGCATTGATCCGCTTGAAGGGTCTTTTTGCCCCCAAGGTTGCGGCCCTGATAAACAGGAGGAAGGAAGGATACTTCATTACCCCCTCCGGCGGAAAGGATATCAAGGTCAACGGCAACAAGGTCGACCAGCGGTATGATCTGAAAGACGGCGACATCATCGAGGTTGCTGGTTTGAAGATGCAATTCTTTGTGAAGGAATGA